The DNA window ACCAACGGGATCAAAAACTATAGGAATGTTCTTCGCATTCGCACTGATCCCTGCTAGAATCATTGATTTTATTGTCTGTTCATTTAATGTGCCGATATTTAGTAAAAGCGCATTCGATTTTGATGCCATTTCCGCTGCTTCTTCAACTGCATCGGCCATCACAGGAGAAGCTCCTATTGTAAGTAAGCCATTTGCTGTAAAATTGGCCACGACATAGTTGGTTATACAATGCACTAAAGGTTTTTGTAGATTAATTTTTTGTAGGCTCATTCATATACACCCCTTGTGTCCAAGTTTGCATCGTCCATGGCATTTCCCAAAACATCCACTCGTAATAACAACTTTTTTCAAAATGTGCCTTTAAAACCTTTTGTTTCATTGGCTGTTCCTTCGCAAAACGATTTAACATCGACTTTTGCTTTTCGATCGATTGAAGCATTTCGTCAGATGCATATAATGCAATCCATTGTTCATACAGCGGTACATTGGGACGAGCATACTTAAGCTTTTGGCCAATTTCTTGATAGAGCCACGGGCAAGGTAACATGGCAGCAAATGCTTCTGCTACATCGCCATTATGTACAGCATTGTACATATGACTCACATAATTATAAGCAGCTGGTGCCACCTCAAAATTTTCGATTTCTACAGTTGTTACACCTAAATCTTGAAAAGTTGTACGGTGAAGTTCAAGCTCTGCTTCATGTATAAATCTCGCCGTGTTTAAAAAGTATTGAATGTCCTCGTCATTTGTTGCCTTTGCTGCTGCTAAAGTTAAGACTTTTGTGTAATGCTTTAAATAATACGCATCCTGTAGCATATAAAACTTGAACTTTTCGAGTGGTAAACTGCCATCTGCAATACCTTGCACAAACGGATGGTTAAAACTAGCCTCCCAATAAAATTGCGTTTCCTGTCTAACTTTTTCACAAAACTCCATTCTTTGTCCTCCTTAATTGGTGGACGTAAGCGCAAAAAAGGCGCCTCTAGTAGAGACGCCCAAAAAGTGTAGACTACACCCATGATTGCTCCCTACGCCAGTGTTAACTGTCAGGTTCTAAGGGTCAGGTTTTAACCTTCTCAACACAATGTGTCCCCCCGCAATTAAAGTATTTGCAAAAGAAAGGCCCCACGTAAAAAATACGCGGAGCCGAATAAGTACATATTGATGATAGTGTACTTTGCTCCCTACGTCCGTATTAACGGTCAGGTTCTAAGGGTCAGGTTTAACCTTCTCAACACAAACGTGTCCCCCTGCAAATTCATTTAATTACACTAAGTTTAGCTTAAAGCACCAGGGCAAACAAGATAAATATTGAAAGATATTTAAATTTCAGTGTAAACCCAAAATAAAAAAAATCACACCTTTTCGGTACGCACGAAAAATAGCCATCTATTTGAAATTTTTTCGGATAGATGGCTATTTTGCACTTTCTAT is part of the Psychrobacillus sp. FSL H8-0483 genome and encodes:
- the tenA gene encoding thiaminase II yields the protein MEFCEKVRQETQFYWEASFNHPFVQGIADGSLPLEKFKFYMLQDAYYLKHYTKVLTLAAAKATNDEDIQYFLNTARFIHEAELELHRTTFQDLGVTTVEIENFEVAPAAYNYVSHMYNAVHNGDVAEAFAAMLPCPWLYQEIGQKLKYARPNVPLYEQWIALYASDEMLQSIEKQKSMLNRFAKEQPMKQKVLKAHFEKSCYYEWMFWEMPWTMQTWTQGVYMNEPTKN